The following are encoded in a window of Thermoanaerobacter ethanolicus JW 200 genomic DNA:
- a CDS encoding diacylglycerol/lipid kinase family protein: MIAFIVNPVAGGGRAYRKIPEIRRIMKKKLIDYKIFITKYAGEGKILARKAALSGFKVVAAVGGDGTVLEVVNGIKGTQAVLGIIPVGTGNDFARFFHIPKKLEKAIDVLIMGNIKIIDGAVINDILTFGNITSTGIASETAAMAVRFKKFLSGIWVYLSALLNVLFKYKPYSVKIKMDDKELNREITIFAAGVLSYYGGGLKLLPGADPNDGYLDVMIVDKISKIKLLVLLPLVLFGTHTKLKIVEVYRAKKVEIEADREVPVTVDGEILYIKNLEIKVEKDAIKLCTL; this comes from the coding sequence TTGATTGCGTTTATTGTGAACCCAGTGGCGGGTGGAGGAAGGGCCTATCGGAAGATTCCAGAAATTAGAAGGATCATGAAAAAGAAATTAATCGATTACAAAATTTTTATAACAAAATATGCAGGGGAAGGGAAAATATTAGCAAGAAAAGCAGCTCTTAGTGGATTTAAAGTTGTGGCGGCAGTAGGAGGAGATGGTACTGTACTTGAAGTAGTAAATGGAATAAAAGGTACACAGGCTGTACTGGGAATTATTCCTGTAGGGACAGGAAATGACTTTGCAAGATTTTTCCACATACCTAAAAAGTTAGAAAAGGCTATTGATGTGCTTATAATGGGTAATATTAAAATTATAGACGGAGCTGTGATAAACGATATATTAACTTTTGGAAATATTACAAGCACAGGCATCGCTTCTGAAACAGCGGCAATGGCTGTGCGGTTTAAAAAGTTTTTATCTGGAATATGGGTTTATTTGTCTGCCCTTTTAAATGTCCTCTTTAAGTACAAGCCCTATTCTGTAAAGATAAAGATGGATGATAAAGAGTTAAATAGAGAAATAACAATTTTTGCAGCGGGAGTTTTAAGCTATTATGGAGGCGGCTTAAAGCTTTTGCCGGGTGCTGATCCTAATGATGGCTATTTAGATGTCATGATTGTTGACAAAATAAGTAAGATTAAATTATTGGTTTTATTGCCCTTAGTTCTTTTTGGAACCCATACTAAACTTAAAATTGTAGAAGTTTATAGAGCAAAAAAAGTAGAAATAGAGGCAGATCGAGAAGTACCTGTTACTGTCGATGGTGAAATATTATATATCAAAAACCTGGAAATAAAAGTGGAAAAAGATGCAATAAAATTATGCACTCTGTAA